Proteins from a single region of Syntrophorhabdaceae bacterium:
- a CDS encoding MBL fold metallo-hydrolase, translating to MKIKILGCYGNYIGKYRATSFLINDTMLLDAGTVTEVLADEALKKIKQVLITHTHVDHVKGLFPFVDELVMMGDYSIELISVKQILEIISQNLLNNLIWPDFTVIPSEHKGIIKPHEIPMEKVSAIDSISVEPVLMTHTVFTVGYIVKEGRKGFMFTADTGPTKRFWEVAGKTKGIEFIISDVSFPNRLDRLARISGHMTTAMLVEHIDRYGLGTMPIYVTHIKPIFLEEIHRELNALKRNNIKLLKQGSTIVV from the coding sequence ATGAAAATAAAAATACTTGGTTGTTACGGTAATTATATAGGAAAATACCGGGCAACATCTTTTCTCATTAATGATACAATGCTTCTCGATGCAGGAACGGTCACAGAAGTTCTTGCCGACGAAGCACTGAAAAAGATCAAACAGGTATTAATAACCCACACCCATGTCGATCACGTGAAGGGCCTTTTTCCCTTTGTTGACGAGCTTGTCATGATGGGTGATTACTCGATTGAGCTGATCAGCGTAAAACAGATACTTGAGATCATATCACAAAATCTTTTGAACAACCTTATCTGGCCTGATTTCACCGTTATCCCGTCAGAGCACAAAGGGATCATCAAGCCTCACGAGATACCGATGGAAAAGGTATCCGCAATCGACAGCATCAGCGTTGAGCCTGTCCTGATGACACACACGGTTTTTACAGTAGGCTATATCGTGAAGGAAGGCAGGAAGGGTTTTATGTTCACTGCTGATACAGGGCCCACAAAGAGATTCTGGGAGGTGGCCGGCAAGACAAAGGGCATAGAGTTTATTATATCAGACGTTTCTTTCCCGAACAGATTAGACAGGCTGGCAAGGATATCGGGGCATATGACGACAGCCATGCTTGTTGAACACATTGACAGATATGGTCTTGGCACAATGCCGATCTATGTTACACACATAAAGCCGATTTTCCTGGAAGAGATACATCGGGAGTTGAATGCCCTCAAGAGGAACAATATTAAACTGCTTAAACAGGGTTCAACCATAGTTGTATAG